The window CGGCGACGCTGATAGGGAACTATATTTTCTCCAAAGTTATCAATGTACTCTTCGCTATTTATTAATGCTTCAACAAAGCCGTCAAAACCTAAAGTAGCAATTTTAATTGACCAGGCTATTTCTTCGTCTTTGTTGTAAGGAGCGCGACCTAATAAACGCTTGAGGGTAAGTTCAACTACGCGATAGTTGGAATTATTTTCTATTACCAATCGTCGATATACTTGTGATTTTGCCAAACCACGAATGAAATCTCGGACGGTGATCGCGCGATTTTTAAGCTGCGTTTCCAAGGAAATCTGACGGCTGCTTTTGAGAACTAAGTGCTCGCTAAATATTTGACGATAAGCTGCCCAAATTAATTCTTCTACTTCGCTATCCGAGTAGCAATTTTCTAGGCGATAAACTCTGGGACTATCTTCATTAGCAACTTCGTAGCCAGCAACACGCTGATTTTGAGAAGAAGGTTTATATTCAAGTAAGGGAATTGTCATCTGTGATTTAAGAATGAACAATGAATGCAGTAGCTATTGATAGAATGCCAGAAAATTAATTCCTGTTTACTATCTGGCTCTAAAACTTCTTAGTTTCGGGAATGTAGCGGTATGGTAGGGCTACTTCAGTACGGTTGATTGGCGGTTGAGGAGTAGCAGATCTCCGAGTCATATCAGGAATATTCAAACTTTTGATGCGTGAAGTTGTCTGAGCAATTGTCCGTTGGTAGTTGACTTCCGTCAATAACATACCGCGAGCCATACTTAAGAAATTGCTAGGAATT of the Oculatellaceae cyanobacterium genome contains:
- a CDS encoding phycobilisome rod-core linker polypeptide, producing MTIPLLEYKPSSQNQRVAGYEVANEDSPRVYRLENCYSDSEVEELIWAAYRQIFSEHLVLKSSRQISLETQLKNRAITVRDFIRGLAKSQVYRRLVIENNSNYRVVELTLKRLLGRAPYNKDEEIAWSIKIATLGFDGFVEALINSEEYIDNFGENIVPYQRRRYKDRPFNLVTPRYADYWRDKQETESYKWGKVQNFLDMARSINPKAASFNKVDTANIQIPNTTRDGDSTGIAVSINPSASFPVR